From Kineosporia succinea, the proteins below share one genomic window:
- a CDS encoding ABC transporter permease, producing the protein MNDIEIVLSSGVRLAAPLAFAALGEYVAERAGCLNISVEAMMLGAAFASVAAASATGSATLGLAAGVAAGALIALVHGTLSHRARVNPFVVGLALNTLVLGLTSYLIASSDFASHQVTQVSVPVLRDLPVLGPPLAVERWPVYLLLGLVPLTWWLVSRSRWGLELRSVGENPEAADVTGIHVNRRRRQAMLWCGVMAGLGGAHLAVGEVGSFSQNMTAGRGYIVIAAVIFGAWRLGRTLLGCALFGLADALRLALPALGVTLNSQLLAAAPYLLALVAMLVFVASSRQPRALGQPFERGSS; encoded by the coding sequence GTGAACGACATCGAGATCGTCCTCAGCAGCGGCGTCCGGCTGGCCGCGCCCCTGGCCTTCGCGGCACTGGGGGAGTACGTGGCCGAACGGGCCGGGTGCCTGAACATCTCCGTCGAGGCGATGATGCTCGGGGCGGCGTTCGCATCGGTCGCGGCCGCGTCGGCCACCGGCAGCGCCACGCTCGGGCTGGCGGCCGGGGTGGCCGCCGGCGCCCTGATCGCGCTGGTGCACGGCACGCTGAGCCACCGGGCCCGGGTCAACCCGTTCGTCGTCGGCCTCGCGCTGAACACCCTCGTCCTCGGCCTGACCAGCTACCTGATCGCCTCGTCGGACTTCGCGTCGCACCAGGTGACGCAGGTCAGCGTGCCGGTGCTGCGTGACCTGCCGGTGCTCGGGCCCCCGCTGGCCGTCGAGCGCTGGCCCGTCTACCTGCTCCTCGGCCTGGTGCCGCTGACCTGGTGGCTGGTCTCCCGCAGCCGCTGGGGCCTGGAACTGCGCTCGGTGGGCGAGAACCCGGAGGCCGCCGACGTCACGGGCATCCACGTGAACCGGCGGCGTCGGCAGGCCATGCTCTGGTGCGGGGTGATGGCCGGGCTCGGCGGGGCGCACCTGGCCGTGGGCGAGGTGGGGTCGTTCAGCCAGAACATGACCGCCGGACGCGGTTACATCGTGATCGCGGCGGTGATCTTCGGGGCCTGGCGGCTCGGGCGCACGCTGCTGGGCTGCGCGTTGTTCGGGCTGGCCGACGCGCTGCGCCTGGCGCTGCCCGCCCTCGGGGTCACGCTGAACTCGCAGCTGCTCGCCGCCGCGCCGTACCTGCTGGCGCTGGTGGCCATGCTGGTGTTCGTCGCCTCGTCGCGGCAGCCCCGGGCCCTGGGACAGCCCTTCGAACGGGGGTCTTCGTGA
- a CDS encoding aldo/keto reductase, with translation MEYRTLGRTGIEVSALALGTMMFGAWGNPDEAQCRRMVDIALDAGVNFVDTADVYAFGESETFLGRALAGRRDHVVLATKGHNEMPGDPLDRNRRGNSRVWITRAVEASLRRLGTDHLDLYQVHRPDPSTDIDETLGVLSDLVRAGKIRAIGTSSFPAEALVEAQWVAHDRHRERFGTEQVSYSILARHSETAVLPTAARFNLGVLAWSPLNGGWLTGKYRAGQEPSAGSRALREPEHFDYGDFPVREQKLAAVERLTAIADEAGLPLVRLALGFVLSHPAVTSAIMGPRTPEQLSAQLGAAPLPHDVLDAIDDVVAPGTLINPVDVGYVPPALETPSLRRR, from the coding sequence GTGGAGTACCGCACGCTGGGAAGAACCGGCATCGAGGTCAGTGCCCTGGCTCTGGGCACCATGATGTTCGGGGCCTGGGGCAACCCCGACGAGGCGCAGTGCCGGCGCATGGTCGACATCGCGCTCGACGCGGGGGTGAACTTCGTCGACACGGCCGACGTCTACGCGTTCGGCGAGTCCGAGACCTTTCTCGGGCGGGCGCTGGCCGGGCGCCGCGACCACGTCGTGCTGGCCACCAAGGGGCACAACGAGATGCCCGGCGACCCGCTCGACCGCAACCGGCGCGGCAACTCGAGGGTCTGGATCACCCGGGCGGTCGAGGCCAGCCTGCGCCGGCTGGGCACCGATCACCTCGACCTCTACCAGGTGCACCGGCCCGACCCGTCCACCGACATCGACGAGACCCTGGGCGTGCTCAGCGATCTGGTGCGGGCGGGCAAGATCCGGGCGATCGGCACGTCCAGCTTCCCGGCCGAGGCGCTGGTGGAGGCGCAGTGGGTCGCGCACGACCGGCACCGCGAGCGCTTCGGCACCGAGCAGGTGTCGTACTCGATCCTGGCGCGGCACAGCGAGACCGCGGTGCTGCCGACGGCGGCGCGGTTCAATCTGGGCGTGCTGGCCTGGAGCCCGCTCAACGGGGGCTGGCTCACCGGCAAGTACCGGGCGGGGCAGGAACCCTCCGCCGGCTCCCGGGCGCTGCGCGAGCCGGAGCACTTCGACTACGGCGACTTCCCGGTGCGGGAGCAGAAACTGGCCGCGGTGGAACGACTCACGGCGATCGCCGACGAGGCCGGGCTGCCGCTCGTCCGGCTGGCGCTGGGATTCGTGCTGAGTCACCCGGCGGTCACGTCGGCGATCATGGGGCCGCGCACGCCGGAGCAGCTCTCCGCCCAGCTGGGGGCGGCGCCCCTGCCCCACGACGTACTCGACGCCATTGACGACGTGGTGGCCCCGGGCACGCTGATCAACCCGGTCGACGTGGGGTACGTGCCTCCCGCACTCGAGACGCCGTCGCTGCGGCGGCGCTGA
- a CDS encoding VOC family protein — protein MPNLTSPRWTHVALPTGNLDRAVEFYTELTPLVVVERFSDENGESAWLSNAQQVETPMVLVLVSFNQDRGGQLGLLTPFAHIGVEVPERADVDAMAERARELGCLHWEPRDMPGPVGYICALKDPDGNVIEISHNQKVFELVQKLWGDRAE, from the coding sequence ATGCCCAACCTGACCTCGCCCCGCTGGACCCACGTCGCGCTGCCCACGGGCAACCTCGACCGGGCCGTCGAGTTCTACACGGAGCTGACCCCGCTGGTGGTGGTCGAGCGGTTCTCCGACGAGAACGGGGAGAGCGCCTGGCTGTCCAACGCCCAGCAGGTCGAGACCCCGATGGTGCTCGTGCTGGTCTCGTTCAACCAGGACAGGGGTGGGCAGCTGGGCCTGCTCACCCCGTTCGCGCACATCGGGGTCGAGGTGCCCGAGCGGGCGGACGTGGACGCGATGGCCGAGCGGGCCCGTGAACTCGGGTGCCTGCACTGGGAACCCCGGGACATGCCCGGCCCGGTCGGCTACATCTGCGCGCTCAAGGACCCGGACGGCAACGTCATCGAGATCTCGCACAACCAGAAGGTCTTCGAGCTGGTGCAGAAGCTGTGGGGTGATCGGGCTGAGTGA
- a CDS encoding nuclear transport factor 2 family protein, which produces MIGLSEVVRRYLSALNTGTVDAAVACVSEGFVNEHTSRGGVTRRGRAAYAAALPGFLADFAGLRYEPECFIEDGARVAVPYVMTFRPSARVRGVFVFTLDPDGLIAHRVDYWDSAAVRPQDRA; this is translated from the coding sequence GTGATCGGGCTGAGTGAGGTCGTGCGGCGCTACCTGAGTGCTCTGAACACGGGCACGGTGGACGCGGCGGTCGCCTGTGTGAGCGAGGGTTTCGTCAACGAGCACACGAGCCGGGGAGGGGTGACGCGCCGGGGCCGGGCCGCGTACGCGGCGGCGCTGCCGGGTTTCCTGGCCGACTTCGCCGGGCTTCGTTACGAGCCGGAGTGTTTCATCGAAGACGGGGCGAGGGTCGCCGTTCCCTACGTGATGACGTTCCGGCCCTCGGCGCGGGTGCGGGGTGTCTTCGTGTTCACCCTGGACCCCGACGGCCTGATCGCCCACCGCGTGGACTACTGGGACTCGGCGGCCGTCCGGCCCCAGGACAGAGCCTAG
- a CDS encoding TauD/TfdA family dioxygenase, producing MTSTALEAISGPSAWKGSDLAASTEWIYELDAAERADLEAAGRRFVADDPDLRTVTAADYPLPACTRLNQESARQLDAGRGFLLVRGLDTPDYGDVLAGAIFFVLGLHLGRPIGQNQMGDLLDHVIATSDKTLADADAKPSRVRDRLPFHSDSSDVVALMCLRGSKEGGASSLVSGTTIYNELLRRRPDLAPLLLEPFHWDWKAQDPDAPANTYTSPVVSYVDGVFSVYAGMSMVFSAQRFAEVPRLTPGQVEVLNLFDEISQEPGLALDMNFRPGDVQWLLNYAALHSRTAYTDFPEPSRRRHLLRLWLRRDVGRPLVPEFGKHVVTMGEPAGGVLPGGRFTIAEAVLPNLAWGN from the coding sequence ATGACGAGCACCGCCCTGGAAGCGATCTCCGGCCCGTCCGCCTGGAAGGGGTCCGACCTGGCCGCCTCCACCGAGTGGATCTACGAGCTCGACGCGGCCGAGCGGGCCGACCTGGAGGCGGCCGGGCGCCGGTTCGTGGCCGACGACCCCGACCTGCGCACCGTCACCGCCGCCGACTACCCGCTGCCGGCCTGCACCCGGCTGAACCAGGAGTCGGCCCGCCAGCTCGACGCCGGGCGCGGATTCCTGCTGGTGCGGGGGCTGGACACGCCGGACTACGGCGACGTGCTGGCCGGTGCGATCTTCTTCGTGCTGGGCCTGCACCTCGGCCGGCCGATCGGGCAGAACCAGATGGGCGACCTGCTCGACCACGTGATCGCCACCTCCGACAAGACTCTCGCCGACGCCGACGCGAAACCCTCTCGGGTGCGCGACCGTCTGCCGTTCCACTCCGACTCCTCCGACGTGGTCGCGCTGATGTGCCTGCGCGGCTCGAAGGAGGGCGGGGCGAGCAGCCTGGTCAGCGGCACCACGATCTACAACGAACTGCTGCGCCGGCGCCCGGATCTCGCCCCGTTGCTGCTCGAGCCGTTCCACTGGGACTGGAAGGCGCAGGATCCGGACGCCCCGGCGAACACCTACACCTCCCCCGTCGTCTCGTACGTCGACGGGGTCTTCAGCGTCTACGCGGGCATGTCGATGGTCTTCTCGGCGCAGCGGTTCGCCGAGGTGCCCCGCCTGACGCCCGGGCAGGTCGAGGTGCTGAACCTGTTCGACGAGATCTCGCAGGAGCCGGGTCTGGCCCTGGACATGAACTTCCGGCCCGGCGACGTGCAGTGGCTGCTGAACTACGCCGCCCTGCACTCCCGCACGGCCTACACCGACTTTCCCGAGCCCTCGCGGCGGCGTCATCTGCTGCGGCTCTGGCTGAGGAGGGACGTCGGGCGGCCTCTGGTGCCGGAGTTCGGCAAGCACGTGGTGACGATGGGCGAACCGGCCGGTGGGGTGCTGCCGGGTGGCCGGTTCACCATCGCCGAGGCCGTGCTGCCGAACCTCGCGTGGGGGAACTAG
- a CDS encoding dipeptidase has product MGDVREAHPEVDDVVVEALGLCGVIDGHNDLPWARRERFGHTTDGLDGDVPGLHTDAPRLAAGGVGGQFWSVYVPVDLEGAAAVQATLEQIDFVHRLTDDHPGHFVFARTAADVVRARAEGRVASLIGAEGAHSINDSPAVLRMFARLGVRYLTLTHVTGTSWADSATDTPVHGGLSARGADYVREMNRLGLLLDLSHVSPDTMRQALDLTTAPVIFSHSSCAALSSHPRNVPDDVIARLPGNGGVQMVSFVAGFVSQEVADWWGTSATMPEGPGPVATLEQAADHVEHVRSVAGLAHVGLGGDYDGAPSFPTGLEDVSTYPRLLGELARRGWTAPELADLAGRNVLRVLEATDEAFLSASGGTFL; this is encoded by the coding sequence ATGGGCGACGTACGTGAGGCACATCCTGAGGTGGACGACGTGGTCGTGGAGGCCCTCGGCCTCTGCGGCGTGATCGACGGGCACAACGACCTGCCCTGGGCGAGGCGCGAGCGGTTCGGTCACACCACCGACGGGCTCGACGGCGACGTCCCCGGTCTGCACACGGACGCCCCCCGGCTCGCGGCCGGTGGCGTCGGCGGTCAGTTCTGGTCGGTCTACGTGCCGGTCGATCTCGAGGGCGCCGCCGCGGTCCAGGCGACGCTGGAGCAGATCGACTTCGTGCACCGCCTCACCGACGACCACCCCGGGCACTTCGTGTTCGCCCGTACCGCGGCCGATGTCGTGAGGGCCCGCGCCGAGGGCCGGGTCGCCTCGCTGATCGGGGCCGAGGGCGCCCACTCGATCAACGATTCCCCGGCCGTGCTGCGGATGTTCGCGCGTCTCGGCGTGCGCTACCTGACCCTGACCCACGTCACCGGCACCAGCTGGGCCGACTCGGCCACCGACACCCCCGTGCACGGCGGTCTGAGCGCCCGGGGTGCCGACTACGTCCGGGAGATGAACCGGCTCGGCCTGCTTCTCGACCTCTCGCACGTGTCGCCCGATACGATGCGGCAGGCTCTCGACCTCACCACCGCACCCGTGATCTTCTCCCACTCCTCGTGCGCGGCGCTCTCCTCGCACCCGCGCAACGTGCCCGACGACGTGATCGCCCGGCTGCCCGGGAACGGTGGCGTGCAGATGGTCTCGTTCGTGGCCGGGTTCGTGTCGCAGGAGGTCGCGGACTGGTGGGGCACCTCGGCCACGATGCCCGAGGGCCCGGGGCCCGTCGCGACGCTCGAGCAGGCGGCCGACCACGTCGAGCACGTCCGCTCGGTCGCGGGGCTCGCCCACGTCGGTCTCGGTGGCGACTACGACGGCGCGCCCTCGTTCCCGACCGGCCTGGAAGACGTCTCGACCTATCCGCGGCTGCTCGGTGAGCTCGCGCGGCGGGGCTGGACGGCGCCGGAACTGGCCGATCTGGCCGGCCGCAACGTGTTGCGGGTGCTGGAGGCCACCGACGAGGCCTTCCTGTCCGCGTCCGGAGGCACCTTCCTCTGA
- a CDS encoding amidohydrolase — protein sequence MPDVLITGDIHTLSPDRALPARVGAIGVRDGAIVSWGTPGWVRAELSARVREINLPGTVLPGFTDSHVHVMWAGRRRDRCDLTGVRSLQALQQRLSDYADTHDGWIEADAAFEPVDLAERRLPNRYDLDRACPGRFVVLDRKGHDAIVSSSVLRWAGISATTPDPPGGRIQRDRTGSPTGVLVERAVALARKPRPDLETRMRWIRLGQAELLEHGITTAMDPAVALDDLTAWTRAAQEGWLRQRAVVMPLGSDEVDPLDVTAAVDAITGVDPRQLRVGPTKLFLDGGGSLGTAWRSVPWPGTDDHGNRTITLETLRRHCTAELRGRGVGVHAVGDAAVDAVLDVLEVLNWAGERPYRGTGFHIIHGYLSPGRAAMARAARLGVALSAHPALQWAFGTTLIDRLGEDEAAQANPLRAWLDAGVLVGGGSDGPGPPLPPLFGMWQARTRRVRGRDTPLGEAQAITPAEALALFTTGAAQVTGRAGHLFPGGPADLVALDVDPLTCDDDALREARVLATVVDARAAST from the coding sequence ATGCCTGACGTCCTCATCACCGGCGACATCCACACCCTCTCCCCGGACCGGGCCCTGCCGGCCCGGGTCGGCGCGATCGGGGTGCGCGACGGGGCGATCGTGTCGTGGGGCACGCCGGGCTGGGTGCGGGCCGAGCTCAGCGCCCGCGTGCGTGAGATCAACCTGCCCGGAACGGTCCTGCCCGGCTTCACCGACAGCCACGTCCACGTGATGTGGGCCGGGAGGCGACGCGACCGCTGCGACCTGACCGGCGTCCGTTCGCTCCAGGCCCTGCAGCAACGGCTCAGCGACTACGCCGACACGCACGACGGCTGGATCGAGGCCGACGCCGCGTTCGAGCCCGTCGACCTGGCCGAGCGGCGCCTGCCCAACCGCTACGACCTCGACCGCGCCTGCCCGGGCCGCTTCGTGGTGCTCGACCGCAAGGGGCACGACGCGATCGTCAGTTCGTCCGTGCTGCGGTGGGCCGGGATCTCCGCCACCACGCCCGATCCGCCCGGCGGCCGCATCCAGCGTGACCGCACCGGCTCCCCCACCGGCGTGCTCGTCGAGCGGGCCGTGGCCCTCGCCCGGAAACCCCGGCCCGACCTGGAGACCCGGATGCGCTGGATCCGGCTGGGCCAGGCCGAGCTGCTGGAGCACGGCATCACCACGGCGATGGACCCGGCCGTCGCGCTCGACGACCTGACCGCCTGGACGCGGGCCGCGCAGGAGGGCTGGCTGCGGCAGCGGGCCGTCGTCATGCCGCTGGGCTCGGACGAGGTCGACCCGCTCGACGTCACCGCCGCCGTCGATGCGATCACCGGCGTCGACCCGCGGCAGCTGCGGGTCGGCCCGACGAAACTCTTTCTCGACGGCGGAGGTTCACTCGGCACGGCCTGGCGGTCGGTGCCGTGGCCGGGCACCGACGACCACGGCAACCGCACGATCACGCTCGAGACCCTGCGCCGGCACTGCACGGCGGAGCTGCGTGGGCGCGGCGTCGGGGTGCACGCGGTGGGTGACGCCGCGGTCGACGCCGTGCTGGATGTACTCGAGGTGCTCAACTGGGCCGGTGAACGTCCCTACCGCGGAACGGGTTTCCACATCATCCACGGCTACCTCTCACCCGGTCGCGCCGCGATGGCCCGGGCCGCGCGACTCGGCGTGGCGCTGTCGGCCCACCCGGCGCTGCAGTGGGCGTTCGGCACCACCCTCATCGACCGGCTCGGCGAGGACGAGGCCGCGCAGGCGAATCCGCTGCGGGCGTGGCTCGACGCCGGCGTGCTCGTGGGCGGCGGCAGCGACGGGCCCGGGCCGCCGCTGCCGCCGCTGTTCGGCATGTGGCAGGCCCGCACCCGCCGGGTGCGCGGCCGGGACACCCCGCTGGGCGAGGCCCAGGCGATCACCCCGGCCGAGGCCCTGGCCCTGTTCACCACCGGCGCCGCCCAGGTCACCGGCCGTGCGGGCCACCTGTTCCCGGGCGGGCCGGCCGACCTGGTGGCACTCGACGTGGATCCGCTGACCTGCGACGACGATGCGCTGCGGGAGGCCCGGGTGCTGGCGACGGTGGTCGACGCCCGGGCGGCGTCCACCTGA
- a CDS encoding gamma-glutamyltransferase, with amino-acid sequence MAAVAIAAPHPDAVSAARAVVEAGGGAVDAAVAAAAALTVAYPHQCSVGGDLIALVRLPSGEVRAVVSAGAAAQGLDVSAVAGLDRMPPGGPLSVTVPGVVAGWARLAGLGARLPLADLLAPAIGLAREGVAVSPGLARGTLDRLAVVRSDPGLSALLLDDASAPRAVGSPLVQPALADTLTEIAADWRSFYTGPLATRIASALEAFGSPLREPDLAVHRAEVGEPLSATVDGVVWSVAPPPSQGAALLAVLSAAPGQELGAARAAELRRDALLGDPARGPVDVAALLGQSSVPVDALPTGPKPAGDTVAVTAVGADGTAVTLIQSVFQTFGSGFLDPATGIVFHNRGSAFSLDPAHPGRIQPGARPPHTLCPAIAVSGETVVALGCQGGRAQAWILSQVARDVVTAPDLSAVLDRPRWVIGSRDLGMPSPTLLLEPAVPGAEALAAAATDLGLTVVTSGSKRDDAGHVQVSRLDAGGLSAAADPRADGRGEVLT; translated from the coding sequence ATGGCAGCAGTAGCGATCGCGGCTCCCCATCCCGACGCGGTGTCGGCCGCCCGCGCGGTGGTCGAGGCCGGTGGCGGGGCGGTGGACGCCGCGGTCGCCGCCGCTGCCGCCCTCACCGTCGCCTACCCGCACCAGTGCTCGGTCGGCGGTGACCTGATCGCGCTGGTCCGCCTGCCCTCGGGCGAGGTACGGGCCGTGGTCTCGGCCGGGGCCGCGGCCCAGGGTCTCGACGTGTCCGCGGTGGCCGGGCTCGACCGGATGCCCCCGGGCGGCCCGCTGTCGGTCACGGTCCCGGGTGTGGTGGCGGGCTGGGCGCGGCTCGCCGGGCTGGGTGCCCGGTTGCCGCTCGCCGACCTGCTGGCGCCCGCGATCGGGCTCGCCCGCGAGGGGGTGGCCGTGAGCCCCGGGCTGGCCCGGGGCACGCTCGACCGGCTCGCGGTCGTCCGTTCCGATCCGGGGTTGTCGGCTCTCCTGCTGGACGACGCGTCGGCGCCCCGGGCGGTCGGCTCACCTCTGGTGCAGCCGGCTCTCGCGGACACCCTGACCGAGATCGCCGCCGACTGGCGATCGTTCTACACCGGCCCGCTGGCCACCCGGATCGCCTCCGCGCTGGAGGCTTTCGGCAGCCCCCTGCGGGAGCCCGACCTGGCGGTGCACCGGGCCGAGGTGGGCGAACCGCTGTCGGCGACGGTCGACGGCGTGGTCTGGTCGGTCGCTCCCCCGCCCAGTCAGGGGGCGGCTCTGCTGGCCGTGCTGTCCGCCGCCCCGGGCCAGGAGCTCGGCGCCGCCCGGGCCGCCGAACTGCGCCGCGACGCGCTGCTGGGCGACCCGGCGCGGGGTCCGGTCGACGTGGCCGCCCTGCTGGGCCAGTCGTCCGTCCCGGTCGACGCCCTGCCCACCGGTCCCAAGCCGGCCGGCGACACGGTGGCGGTCACGGCCGTCGGCGCCGACGGCACCGCGGTCACGCTGATCCAGAGCGTGTTCCAGACCTTCGGCTCCGGTTTCCTCGACCCGGCCACCGGAATCGTCTTCCACAACCGGGGTTCGGCCTTCAGCCTCGACCCCGCGCACCCGGGCCGGATCCAGCCCGGGGCCCGCCCACCGCACACGCTGTGCCCGGCGATCGCGGTCTCCGGCGAGACGGTCGTGGCCCTCGGCTGCCAGGGAGGCCGCGCCCAGGCGTGGATCCTGTCGCAGGTGGCGCGCGACGTGGTCACGGCCCCCGACCTGTCGGCGGTGCTCGACCGCCCGCGCTGGGTGATCGGTTCGCGGGACCTCGGAATGCCCTCGCCCACGCTGCTGCTCGAGCCCGCGGTGCCCGGTGCCGAGGCCCTGGCGGCGGCGGCCACCGATCTGGGACTGACCGTGGTCACGTCGGGGAGCAAGCGCGACGACGCCGGTCACGTGCAGGTCAGCCGCCTGGACGCCGGGGGCCTGTCCGCCGCGGCCGACCCCCGCGCCGACGGCCGGGGCGAGGTCCTGACCTGA
- a CDS encoding cyclase family protein has product MKIYDITLPIHPKMLHWGRKPEVEVVESLANGDASNVTRWRLGAHTGTHVDAPAHFVDGATPIDQVSLYSMIGPAIVADCTGVEGEVLPEHLEAAGVAGHRRVLLKTTNSAGPLKEPERAQTWVGVGPAASQWLVDHGVELIGTDYMTLEHHTRTDTWDSHHVLLNAGVLILENADLDEVPPGEYELVCLPAKLVDADGAFTRAVLITRD; this is encoded by the coding sequence ATGAAGATCTACGACATCACCCTCCCCATCCACCCGAAGATGCTGCACTGGGGCCGCAAACCCGAGGTCGAGGTGGTCGAGTCGCTGGCCAACGGCGACGCGTCCAACGTGACCCGCTGGCGCCTGGGCGCGCACACCGGCACCCACGTCGACGCCCCGGCCCACTTCGTCGACGGCGCGACGCCGATCGACCAGGTGTCGCTGTACTCGATGATCGGCCCGGCCATCGTCGCGGACTGCACCGGGGTCGAGGGCGAGGTGCTCCCCGAGCACCTGGAGGCGGCAGGCGTCGCCGGGCACCGGCGGGTCCTGCTGAAGACCACGAACTCGGCCGGTCCGCTCAAGGAACCCGAACGGGCGCAGACCTGGGTGGGTGTCGGGCCGGCCGCCTCGCAGTGGCTGGTCGATCACGGCGTCGAGCTGATCGGCACCGACTACATGACCCTCGAGCACCACACCCGCACGGACACCTGGGACTCCCACCACGTCCTCCTGAACGCCGGGGTGCTGATCCTGGAGAACGCGGACCTGGACGAGGTGCCGCCGGGCGAGTACGAATTAGTGTGTCTTCCGGCCAAACTGGTCGATGCCGACGGCGCCTTCACCCGGGCCGTCCTGATCACGAGGGACTGA
- a CDS encoding creatininase family protein, whose protein sequence is MSKPLYWERQTWPEAGETVKRTDAVIIPVGAVEQHGPHLPLAVDTLIGTAVAEQVSARTGVPVLPPVTYGVSGSHGDFPGTVALRPETLIAVMEDLIDSLHASGVRQFVLLNGHIWNNGALDVTAEKLRVRHPDSRVRALGYVTMYPGPEVNGRVQYGRGLMHANFFETSVMLHLHPELVHMDRATSHVDVDSFWDYRMDQVSDTGVWGRDVHEANADHGKAEFERCVRTTAEAVAGAVAEPWPDPTHRPGKA, encoded by the coding sequence GTGAGCAAGCCCCTGTACTGGGAACGTCAGACCTGGCCCGAGGCCGGCGAGACGGTGAAACGCACCGACGCGGTGATCATTCCGGTCGGCGCGGTGGAACAGCACGGCCCGCACCTGCCGCTGGCCGTGGACACGCTGATCGGCACGGCGGTCGCCGAGCAGGTCTCGGCGCGCACCGGGGTGCCGGTGCTGCCGCCGGTCACCTACGGGGTGTCCGGGTCGCACGGCGACTTCCCGGGAACCGTCGCGCTGCGCCCCGAGACACTGATCGCGGTGATGGAGGATCTGATCGACTCGCTGCACGCCAGCGGGGTGCGGCAGTTCGTGCTGCTGAACGGGCACATCTGGAACAACGGCGCGCTCGACGTCACGGCCGAGAAACTCCGGGTGCGGCACCCGGACTCGCGGGTGCGGGCGCTGGGCTACGTCACCATGTACCCGGGCCCGGAGGTCAACGGCCGGGTGCAGTACGGGCGAGGCCTGATGCACGCCAACTTCTTCGAGACCTCGGTGATGCTGCACCTGCACCCCGAGCTCGTGCACATGGACCGCGCCACCTCGCACGTGGACGTGGACTCGTTCTGGGACTACCGCATGGACCAGGTCAGCGACACCGGGGTCTGGGGCCGCGACGTGCACGAGGCCAATGCCGACCACGGCAAGGCCGAGTTCGAGCGCTGCGTGAGGACCACCGCCGAGGCGGTGGCCGGAGCCGTCGCCGAGCCCTGGCCGGACCCGACCCATCGCCCCGGAAAGGCGTGA